One stretch of Deltaproteobacteria bacterium DNA includes these proteins:
- a CDS encoding TdeIII family type II restriction endonuclease has product MPDPNRMKTEIQLVITMLMERVMNKVLVVDPFIKEQHRAKKPLYAALVPDEIFKGSHFERRFVTPFGDVWEKLAVVAANAGLGYGTTHRRIEGVVNAERLRRITEVLNKLEYSRKGGSKIRPDWDSEVNYILKGKSEDLIPTTVICDVYAENRENNKKYAFELKAPLPNSDQTKVSKEKILKLYSMEPRLIDEAYYALPYNPYGEKKNYAWSFPARWFNMKEDKAVLIGDEFWEKIGGTGTYQAFIEAVNEIGKEYKERIYREFLEIPPPSEAFEEIL; this is encoded by the coding sequence ATGCCTGACCCAAACAGAATGAAAACTGAGATCCAGCTAGTTATTACAATGCTAATGGAGCGTGTTATGAATAAAGTCCTCGTTGTAGACCCTTTTATTAAAGAGCAACATCGTGCGAAAAAGCCCCTCTATGCTGCTCTAGTTCCAGATGAAATATTCAAGGGATCACATTTCGAAAGAAGGTTTGTTACACCTTTCGGAGATGTATGGGAAAAACTAGCTGTAGTAGCAGCTAATGCTGGTCTTGGATATGGTACGACTCATCGAAGGATTGAAGGAGTTGTTAATGCTGAGAGGTTAAGGCGGATTACCGAGGTTCTTAACAAACTGGAATATTCGAGAAAGGGGGGAAGTAAAATAAGACCTGACTGGGATAGTGAGGTGAACTATATTTTAAAAGGAAAAAGCGAAGATCTAATACCTACAACCGTAATTTGTGATGTTTATGCCGAAAATCGAGAAAATAATAAGAAATATGCTTTTGAGCTTAAAGCTCCTCTCCCAAATAGTGACCAAACAAAAGTCAGTAAAGAAAAGATTTTAAAATTATATAGCATGGAACCAAGGCTTATCGATGAGGCATATTACGCTCTGCCCTATAATCCTTATGGTGAAAAAAAGAATTATGCGTGGAGTTTCCCAGCAAGATGGTTTAACATGAAAGAAGATAAAGCTGTGTTGATAGGAGATGAATTTTGGGAGAAAATAGGTGGAACAGGTACATACCAAGCCTTCATTGAAGCTGTAAATGAGATAGGTAAAGAATACAAAGAAAGGATATACAGAGAATTCCTTGAAATCCCACCTCCCTCAGAAGCCTTTGAAGAAATATTATAG